In Methanocaldococcus lauensis, a single genomic region encodes these proteins:
- the aroC gene encoding chorismate synthase produces the protein MNTYGDMFRVTVFGESHGKAVGAVVDGCPANLPLSEEDIQKELNRRKPGSSIFSTPRKEKDLVEILSGIFEGKTTGTPICAIVYNKNARPKDYSLIKDTPRPGHADLTYRLKYRNYDYRGGGRASGRVTIGHVIGGAIAKKLLSYTYNIKIIGYTIKIGKIEGDFNYYKNPDIFEDEKSLESLIEKIEGNPLRCPSMNEKEMEEYVLNAMKNKDSVGGVVEIIVVNVPAGVGNPVFNKLNGELARGLMSINAVKGVEIGRGFESAEMYGSEMNDEMYFDEDKNIRFRTNNCGGILGGISCGTPIVIRIAVKPTPSIGKKQRTINLKTLENTEIEIKGRHDPIIVPRIIPVAESVVAITLADLMIKGGFIHPCSL, from the coding sequence ATGAACACCTATGGAGATATGTTTAGAGTTACAGTTTTTGGCGAGAGTCACGGAAAGGCAGTTGGAGCTGTTGTTGATGGCTGTCCTGCAAATTTACCATTATCTGAAGAAGATATTCAAAAAGAGCTTAATAGGAGAAAGCCAGGAAGTAGTATATTTTCAACACCAAGAAAAGAAAAAGACCTTGTGGAAATCTTATCTGGAATTTTTGAGGGAAAAACTACTGGAACGCCAATATGTGCAATTGTCTATAATAAAAATGCAAGACCAAAGGATTATTCATTGATAAAGGACACTCCAAGACCTGGGCATGCAGATTTAACCTATAGATTAAAATATAGAAATTATGATTATAGAGGAGGAGGTAGAGCCAGTGGAAGAGTGACAATTGGGCATGTCATAGGTGGAGCAATTGCAAAAAAATTACTTTCTTACACATATAATATAAAAATCATTGGTTATACAATAAAAATTGGAAAAATAGAAGGAGATTTTAATTATTACAAAAATCCAGATATATTTGAAGATGAAAAATCTCTTGAAAGTTTGATAGAAAAAATTGAGGGTAATCCACTAAGATGTCCTTCAATGAATGAAAAAGAGATGGAAGAATATGTTTTAAACGCCATGAAAAATAAAGACAGTGTTGGTGGAGTTGTAGAAATAATAGTAGTAAATGTTCCTGCTGGTGTTGGAAATCCAGTATTTAATAAGCTAAATGGAGAGTTGGCAAGAGGTTTAATGAGTATAAATGCAGTTAAAGGAGTTGAGATTGGAAGAGGTTTTGAATCTGCAGAGATGTATGGAAGTGAGATGAATGATGAGATGTATTTTGATGAAGACAAAAATATAAGATTTAGAACTAACAACTGTGGAGGAATATTAGGAGGAATTAGTTGTGGGACCCCAATTGTTATAAGGATTGCTGTAAAACCAACTCCTTCAATAGGTAAAAAGCAAAGAACTATAAATTTAAAAACATTAGAAAATACTGAAATTGAAATTAAAGGAAGGCATGACCCAATTATAGTTCCAAGAATAATTCCAGTTGCAGAATCTGTAGTGGCAATAACCTTAGCTGATTTAATGATTAAAGGAGGCTTTATACATCCTTGTAGTTTATAA
- a CDS encoding DUF2207 family protein, which translates to MSEEKKMIIFCIVIFIVGVLGVFLVNLNITGYSDVYVKNYEANLYISKNLTLEEKYTYEILSNGKYRMLYRDWKVPLTYNESLEIPYVRVLNLSASSKNMVGYVVDYKRDVFVFGNVDRWIISNLYNLVYEYYIRNEVGFYNPNYYSVGIYKTKYKFYIYPPIETDNKVCHINLLLADEHLPYKNVKINIIDENKSILNLFVYPSTYNVYKTSFGYTIEGSSPKDEPIEVEFLLKPYSVNGFLNYIEGVKEKTISAYNRYLMIYNISLVIKYLLIALILTFPLIAYIIYQKYGKEKFYVVPEYLSYVPNKNRKPWVVNLIFNGEVGNFDKNGFYATLLDLHNRGYIKIMKDDEDVKIKILNKNLNDLDEYERVVMGFLIKYAKDDIFNPKEIEKIAENIDDKDRIKMLWNDVNRVMKNPPLSSTLTKQFLDTSGKDIIWILLGVFVLLTIVLYLISMQFSKYYPVFRDIPYLPIILIIQTILLLFTPKSLFGRWKNNYYKEKLEWDAFKKFLSDLAMIKKYSPEDISIWKEWLIYGTALGVGNKVVEAMKSLNINIPETEIAPAVYIAYGSMYHSVNSAYTTTIASSSSGSFGGGFGAGGGFGGGGGGAR; encoded by the coding sequence ATGAGTGAAGAAAAGAAAATGATTATTTTTTGTATTGTTATTTTTATTGTTGGAGTTTTAGGTGTCTTTTTAGTTAATTTAAATATAACGGGATATTCTGATGTTTATGTTAAGAATTATGAGGCAAATCTATATATTAGCAAAAATTTAACCTTAGAAGAAAAATATACTTATGAAATTTTGTCAAATGGAAAATATAGAATGCTATACAGAGATTGGAAAGTTCCATTAACTTATAATGAGAGCTTAGAGATTCCTTATGTAAGGGTTTTAAATCTTTCAGCATCGTCAAAAAATATGGTTGGATATGTTGTGGATTATAAAAGAGATGTTTTTGTATTTGGAAATGTGGATAGGTGGATAATTTCTAACCTATATAACCTTGTATATGAATATTATATTAGAAATGAAGTTGGATTTTACAACCCTAATTATTACAGTGTTGGAATTTATAAAACAAAGTATAAATTTTACATATATCCTCCAATTGAAACAGATAATAAAGTTTGTCATATAAATTTACTACTCGCAGATGAGCATCTACCATATAAAAATGTTAAAATAAACATAATTGATGAAAATAAAAGTATATTAAATTTATTTGTTTATCCTTCCACATACAATGTTTATAAAACAAGTTTTGGATATACAATTGAAGGTAGTAGCCCAAAAGATGAGCCAATTGAAGTTGAGTTCCTTTTAAAGCCATATTCCGTTAATGGATTCTTAAATTATATAGAAGGAGTTAAAGAAAAAACAATATCTGCATATAATAGATATTTAATGATATACAACATATCACTGGTTATAAAATATCTTTTAATTGCTTTAATATTAACCTTTCCTTTAATCGCCTATATTATCTATCAAAAATATGGAAAGGAGAAATTTTATGTTGTTCCAGAGTATTTAAGTTATGTTCCAAACAAAAATAGAAAGCCGTGGGTTGTTAATCTTATATTTAATGGAGAAGTAGGTAATTTTGATAAAAATGGTTTTTATGCTACATTGTTGGATTTGCATAATAGAGGATACATAAAAATAATGAAAGATGATGAAGATGTAAAAATAAAAATTCTAAATAAAAACTTAAATGACTTAGATGAGTATGAAAGAGTTGTTATGGGATTTTTAATTAAATATGCAAAAGATGATATATTCAATCCAAAAGAAATTGAAAAAATAGCAGAGAATATAGATGATAAAGATAGAATTAAAATGTTATGGAATGATGTTAATAGAGTTATGAAAAATCCTCCACTGTCATCAACTTTAACAAAACAGTTCTTGGATACTTCTGGAAAGGATATAATATGGATATTGTTGGGAGTTTTTGTATTATTAACAATAGTTCTATATTTGATTTCTATGCAGTTTTCTAAATATTATCCTGTATTTAGAGATATTCCTTACTTACCAATTATATTAATTATACAAACTATATTACTATTATTTACGCCAAAATCTCTATTTGGAAGGTGGAAAAATAATTACTATAAAGAAAAACTCGAATGGGATGCATTTAAAAAATTTTTATCTGACTTAGCAATGATTAAAAAGTATTCTCCAGAAGATATTTCAATCTGGAAAGAGTGGTTAATATATGGAACTGCTTTAGGGGTGGGGAATAAAGTTGTAGAGGCAATGAAATCATTAAATATAAATATTCCAGAAACAGAAATTGCTCCAGCGGTTTATATTGCCTATGGTTCAATGTATCATTCTGTAAATAGTGCTTATACTACAACTATTGCAAGTTCCTCTTCTGGTTCGTTTGGCGGTGGCTTTGGAGCTGGAGGAGGTTTTGGTGGCGGTGGAGGAGGAGCAAGATAA
- the pyrG gene encoding glutamine hydrolyzing CTP synthase — MKFIFITGGVISSLGKGITAASLGRLLKARGFKVNMVKIDPYLQIDAGTMSPYEHGEVFVTEDGGETDLDLGHYERFIDENLTKHNNITTGKIYWSVLTKERRGEYLGKTVQVIPHITNEIKDWIKKLGENYDITIVEIGGTVGDIESLPFLEAIRQFKKDVGKENVLYIHVSLLPYIKAAGELKTKPTQHSVKELRSIGIQPDILICRTEYPISSKIKEKLSLFCDVDKEAVIEARDAKTIYEVPLNLEKEGLGKLVTKKLNLPDREPNLEDWRKFVDRVINPLNEVVIAVVGKYVELKDAYLSINEALIHAGAKNDTRVNINWIHSERLECEEFEEILDKFRENNQLDGILVPGGFGDRGVEGKINAIKYARENDIPFLGICMGMQCAVIEFARNVCGLEGANSTEFDENTKYPVVDLLPEQKEIDAKGGTMRLGAYPAILKEGTLVHRLYKKTEVYERHRHRYEVNPEYHEILENYGLTISGKSPDGRLAEFIEIDKNRYFVATQAHPEFKSRPNKPHPLFDGLVRAALGEKI; from the coding sequence ATGAAGTTTATATTTATCACAGGGGGAGTTATATCATCTTTGGGGAAGGGAATTACAGCGGCTTCTTTGGGCAGATTGTTGAAAGCAAGAGGTTTTAAGGTAAATATGGTTAAGATAGATCCTTATTTACAAATTGACGCTGGAACAATGTCTCCTTATGAGCATGGAGAAGTTTTTGTAACTGAAGATGGTGGAGAGACAGATTTAGATTTGGGACATTATGAGAGGTTTATTGATGAAAATTTAACTAAACATAATAATATAACAACGGGTAAAATCTATTGGAGCGTTTTAACAAAAGAAAGAAGAGGAGAGTATTTAGGGAAAACTGTTCAAGTTATTCCTCACATAACTAACGAAATAAAAGATTGGATTAAAAAACTTGGAGAAAATTATGACATTACAATTGTTGAGATTGGAGGAACTGTTGGAGATATTGAGAGTTTGCCTTTCTTAGAGGCTATTAGACAGTTTAAAAAAGATGTTGGCAAAGAAAATGTTTTATACATTCATGTCTCTCTTTTGCCATACATAAAAGCGGCTGGTGAGTTAAAAACAAAGCCAACACAGCATAGCGTTAAAGAGTTAAGAAGTATTGGAATTCAACCAGATATATTAATTTGCAGAACTGAATATCCAATAAGTAGTAAAATCAAGGAAAAATTATCCCTATTTTGTGATGTGGATAAAGAGGCAGTTATTGAAGCAAGAGATGCAAAAACCATATATGAAGTTCCACTTAACTTAGAAAAGGAAGGTTTAGGGAAATTAGTCACTAAAAAATTAAATCTTCCAGATAGAGAGCCAAATTTAGAAGATTGGAGGAAATTCGTTGATAGAGTAATAAATCCATTAAATGAGGTTGTTATAGCAGTAGTAGGTAAGTATGTTGAGTTAAAAGATGCCTATTTAAGTATAAATGAGGCTTTAATTCATGCAGGGGCTAAGAATGACACAAGAGTTAATATAAATTGGATACATTCAGAAAGATTGGAGTGTGAGGAATTTGAAGAAATTTTAGATAAATTTAGAGAAAATAATCAATTAGATGGAATTTTAGTTCCCGGAGGATTTGGAGATAGGGGAGTTGAAGGAAAAATAAATGCAATAAAATATGCAAGAGAAAATGACATTCCATTTTTAGGTATTTGTATGGGTATGCAGTGTGCTGTTATAGAGTTTGCAAGGAATGTATGTGGCTTAGAGGGGGCTAATTCAACGGAGTTTGATGAAAATACAAAATATCCTGTTGTAGATTTGTTGCCAGAACAAAAAGAGATTGACGCAAAAGGAGGAACTATGAGATTGGGGGCTTATCCAGCAATATTAAAAGAGGGAACTTTAGTTCATAGATTATATAAAAAGACTGAAGTTTATGAGAGACATAGACATAGATATGAGGTAAATCCTGAATATCATGAAATATTGGAAAATTATGGCTTAACAATTTCTGGAAAATCTCCTGATGGTAGATTGGCAGAGTTTATAGAGATTGATAAAAATAGATACTTTGTAGCAACACAAGCACATCCAGAATTTAAATCAAGACCAAATAAGCCACATCCTTTGTTTGATGGTTTAGTTAGAGCAGCATTGGGTGAAAAAATTTAA
- a CDS encoding GMP synthase subunit A — MIVILDNGGQYVHRIHRSLKYIGVPSKILPNTTPLEEIEQNKEIKGIILSGGPDIEKAKNCIDIALNAKLPILGICLGHQLIAKAYGGEVGRAEAEEYALTKVYVDKENDLFKNVPKEFNAWASHKDDVKKIPKDFEILAHSDICKVEAMKHKSKPIYGVQFHPEVAHTEYGSEILKNFCRVCGYKFL; from the coding sequence ATGATTGTTATCTTAGACAACGGTGGGCAGTATGTTCATAGAATACATAGAAGTTTAAAATACATAGGAGTACCCTCAAAAATACTCCCAAATACAACGCCATTAGAGGAGATTGAACAAAATAAAGAAATAAAAGGAATTATATTGAGTGGAGGGCCAGATATTGAAAAGGCAAAGAATTGTATTGACATAGCGTTAAATGCAAAACTTCCCATTTTAGGAATCTGTTTAGGACATCAATTAATTGCTAAGGCATATGGTGGAGAAGTTGGGAGGGCTGAGGCTGAAGAATATGCATTAACAAAAGTTTATGTTGATAAGGAAAATGATTTATTTAAAAATGTTCCAAAAGAGTTCAATGCTTGGGCATCTCATAAAGATGACGTTAAAAAAATCCCAAAGGATTTTGAAATTTTAGCTCATTCTGATATATGTAAAGTTGAGGCAATGAAGCATAAATCAAAACCAATTTACGGAGTTCAATTTCATCCTGAAGTGGCACACACAGAATATGGCAGTGAAATTTTGAAAAACTTTTGTAGAGTTTGTGGCTATAAATTTTTATAA
- a CDS encoding IS200/IS605 family accessory protein TnpB-related protein, with product MFQRIVIGNLTNNFPNIDIGRKNNEKFHKIPFRKLIHRVTYKAEEEGISVELVDESYTSQKCSVCKVIKKSNRKYRGLYFCSV from the coding sequence ATGTTTCAAAGGATTGTTATAGGAAATCTGACGAATAATTTTCCAAATATAGACATAGGTAGAAAAAATAACGAAAAATTTCATAAAATTCCGTTCAGAAAACTAATACATAGAGTAACTTATAAAGCTGAAGAAGAAGGAATATCAGTGGAGTTGGTGGATGAAAGTTATACATCTCAAAAATGCAGTGTTTGTAAAGTAATAAAGAAATCAAATAGGAAATACAGAGGTTTATATTTTTGTTCTGTCTGA
- a CDS encoding LemA family protein: protein MSLLLIVVGLIIILVILGIIIYSILIYNRFQTLKNGAEATLGQIRVSLKKRLDMINQLVESVKSYASFEKETLTKITELRSSVLKANTTEDIQNIERESRNILGNILVAVENYPELKTSETVKELMNAIREIEDEIARHRYTYNNIVQEYNTKIDLFPSNIVANIFGFRKMDYLQFEEDIYERPKINF from the coding sequence ATGTCATTATTACTAATTGTTGTTGGTTTAATCATAATATTGGTTATTTTGGGTATAATAATCTATAGTATCTTAATATATAACAGATTCCAGACGTTAAAAAATGGAGCTGAGGCTACATTAGGGCAGATAAGGGTATCTTTAAAAAAGAGATTGGATATGATTAACCAACTCGTTGAAAGTGTAAAAAGTTATGCAAGCTTTGAGAAGGAGACATTAACAAAAATAACTGAATTAAGGAGTAGTGTTTTGAAGGCAAATACAACAGAGGATATTCAAAATATTGAGAGAGAATCAAGAAATATTTTGGGAAATATTTTAGTTGCAGTAGAAAACTATCCAGAGTTAAAGACATCTGAGACAGTTAAAGAACTAATGAATGCTATAAGAGAGATAGAGGATGAAATTGCAAGACATAGATACACATACAACAATATAGTTCAAGAATACAATACAAAAATTGATTTATTCCCTTCAAATATTGTGGCAAATATATTTGGATTTAGAAAGATGGATTACTTACAGTTTGAAGAAGATATATATGAAAGACCTAAAATTAACTTTTAA
- a CDS encoding YbjQ family protein has protein sequence MITSTTDHLEGFKIVKYLGVVIGYGDDPEDALDDLIEVSKELGANAIIGVRIFNEVMTEIACDKNYSIPELTYYAYGTAVIVEPKDNEK, from the coding sequence ATGATAACATCGACAACAGACCATTTAGAAGGTTTTAAAATTGTAAAATATTTAGGTGTTGTAATAGGATATGGTGATGATCCAGAAGATGCCTTAGATGATTTAATAGAAGTATCTAAAGAATTAGGAGCTAATGCAATCATAGGAGTAAGAATTTTTAATGAAGTTATGACAGAAATAGCATGTGATAAAAATTATTCTATTCCTGAATTAACATACTATGCATATGGAACTGCTGTTATTGTCGAACCAAAAGATAATGAAAAATAA
- the fwdC gene encoding tungsten-dependent formylmethanofuran dehydrogenase subunit FwdC — translation MKELILTLQKEDIIVPVEMDKVLPEVIEKISLDEIKNIELIQGRKKVKVGDIFDVELNDIEGEPRIIIKNSNQKLKYIGSKMSRGEIIVEGDVGMYVGAEMKGGKIIVNGNADSWAGQNMKGGELLIKGNARDYVGSAYRGDWRGMSGGKIIVEGNAGDEIGEFMKNGVIHIKGNVGIMAGIHQNGGIIFIDGNVDVRVGGEMKAGAIVVYGKVEEVLPSFKFEGIVENPIIKLSKKDEGIPIEGTFYKFTGDYVNRKPKGQLYISVDNNPDLI, via the coding sequence ATGAAAGAGTTAATATTAACACTACAAAAGGAGGATATAATTGTTCCGGTAGAGATGGACAAAGTATTGCCAGAAGTTATTGAAAAGATAAGTTTAGATGAAATAAAAAATATTGAGTTAATCCAAGGTAGAAAAAAAGTTAAAGTTGGCGATATTTTTGATGTTGAATTAAATGATATTGAAGGAGAGCCAAGAATTATTATAAAGAATTCAAATCAAAAATTAAAATATATTGGCTCAAAGATGAGTAGAGGAGAGATTATTGTTGAAGGAGATGTAGGAATGTATGTTGGCGCTGAAATGAAAGGAGGAAAAATTATTGTAAATGGAAATGCTGACAGTTGGGCTGGACAAAATATGAAAGGAGGAGAGTTGTTAATTAAAGGAAATGCAAGAGACTATGTTGGCTCTGCCTATAGAGGAGATTGGAGAGGAATGAGTGGAGGAAAAATTATTGTAGAAGGTAATGCTGGAGATGAAATTGGAGAGTTTATGAAAAATGGAGTTATTCATATAAAAGGAAATGTAGGTATAATGGCAGGAATTCACCAGAATGGGGGAATAATATTTATTGATGGAAATGTAGATGTTAGAGTAGGAGGAGAAATGAAAGCAGGAGCTATAGTAGTTTATGGAAAGGTTGAGGAAGTATTACCTTCATTTAAGTTTGAAGGAATAGTAGAAAATCCAATAATCAAATTAAGTAAAAAAGATGAAGGAATTCCAATAGAAGGAACATTCTACAAATTTACAGGAGACTATGTAAATAGAAAACCAAAAGGGCAATTGTATATATCAGTAGATAATAACCCAGATTTAATTTAA
- the pyrB gene encoding aspartate carbamoyltransferase: MRHLISMRDIGKKEILEILDEAEKMEELLKKKTPLKLLEGKILATVFYEPSTRTRLSFETAMKRLGGEVITMTDLKSSSVAKGESLIDTIRVISSYADIIVLRHPNEGAARLASEYSSVPIINAGDGSNQHPTQTLLDLYTIMREIGKIDGIKIAFVGDLKYGRTVHSLVYALSLFKNVEMYFISPKELKMPRDIIEDLKSKNIKFYEKENIEDIDDSIDVLYVTRIQKERFPDPNEYEKVKGSYRITKEFVEGKKFIIMHPLPRVDEIDYEVDNLPQAKYFKQSFYGIPVRMAILKKLIEY, from the coding sequence ATGAGGCACTTAATCTCAATGAGAGATATAGGTAAAAAAGAAATCTTAGAAATTTTAGATGAAGCAGAGAAAATGGAAGAGTTATTAAAGAAAAAAACCCCTTTAAAACTTTTAGAAGGGAAGATATTAGCAACTGTTTTTTATGAGCCATCAACAAGAACAAGGTTAAGTTTTGAAACGGCTATGAAAAGATTAGGAGGAGAAGTTATAACAATGACTGATTTAAAAAGTTCTTCTGTTGCTAAGGGAGAAAGTCTTATAGATACTATTAGAGTTATAAGTAGTTATGCAGATATTATTGTTTTAAGACATCCTAACGAAGGAGCGGCAAGATTGGCAAGTGAATATTCCTCTGTTCCAATTATAAACGCTGGAGATGGGAGTAATCAGCATCCTACACAGACGCTTTTAGATTTATACACAATAATGAGAGAGATTGGAAAAATAGATGGGATAAAAATAGCCTTTGTTGGAGATTTAAAGTATGGGAGAACAGTTCATTCATTAGTTTATGCTTTATCTTTATTTAAAAATGTTGAGATGTATTTCATCTCCCCAAAAGAGTTAAAGATGCCAAGAGATATAATTGAAGATTTGAAATCCAAAAATATAAAATTTTATGAAAAAGAAAATATTGAAGATATTGATGATAGTATAGATGTTTTATATGTAACAAGAATCCAAAAAGAGAGATTTCCTGATCCTAATGAATATGAAAAGGTTAAAGGTAGTTATAGAATTACAAAAGAATTTGTTGAAGGTAAAAAATTTATAATTATGCATCCATTACCAAGAGTTGATGAAATTGATTATGAAGTAGATAATCTACCACAGGCAAAGTATTTTAAGCAGAGTTTTTATGGAATCCCTGTGAGAATGGCTATTTTGAAGAAATTAATAGAATATTAA
- a CDS encoding DUF2304 domain-containing protein: MELIQIVGIVFALFALSRVILQLKRRNININEGLFWIFVWSFIILLLIYPEFFGYIAEILGVGRGVDAIIYISIVVLFYLIYRIYAKIDKLERQITYLVREIAIRDRYEPKRRD, translated from the coding sequence ATGGAATTAATTCAAATAGTTGGGATAGTATTTGCATTGTTCGCTTTATCAAGAGTTATATTACAACTAAAAAGAAGAAATATTAATATCAATGAAGGGCTATTCTGGATTTTCGTTTGGAGTTTTATTATTCTATTGTTAATATATCCAGAATTTTTTGGTTATATTGCAGAGATTTTAGGAGTAGGGAGAGGAGTAGATGCTATTATCTATATTTCTATAGTAGTTCTATTTTACCTAATTTATAGAATTTATGCCAAAATTGATAAATTAGAAAGACAGATAACATACTTAGTTAGAGAAATAGCCATAAGGGATAGATATGAGCCAAAGAGAAGAGATTGA
- a CDS encoding proteasome-activating nucleotidase: MVFEEFLELNKEKKSFDEFKEEKIKEKPLSENIIESDLKNKATVAELESKILKLELEKKELERENLQLMKENEILRRELDRMRVPPLIVGTVVDKVGERKVIVKSSTGPSFLVNVSHFVNPDDITPGKRVCLNQQTLTVVDVLPENKDYRARAMEVDERPNVKYEDIGGLDKQIQEVREVVELPMKHPELFEKVGIEPPKGILLYGPPGTGKTLLAKAVATETNATFIRVVGSELVKKFIGEGASLVKDIFKLAKEKAPSIIFIDEIDAIAAKRTDALTGGDREVQRTLMQLLAEMDGFDARGDVKIIGATNRLDILDPAILRPGRFDRIIEVPPPDEKGRLEILKIHTRRMNLAKDVNLEEIAKMTEGCVGAELKAICTEAGMNAIRELRDYVTMEDFKKAVEKIMEKKKGKVQEEPSHLSVLYR, translated from the coding sequence ATGGTTTTTGAAGAATTTTTAGAATTAAATAAAGAAAAAAAATCTTTTGATGAATTTAAAGAAGAAAAAATCAAAGAAAAACCATTAAGTGAGAATATAATTGAAAGTGATTTAAAAAATAAAGCAACAGTTGCTGAATTAGAGAGTAAAATTTTAAAATTAGAATTAGAGAAAAAAGAACTTGAAAGAGAGAATTTACAGTTAATGAAAGAAAATGAAATTTTAAGAAGAGAATTAGACAGAATGAGAGTTCCTCCATTAATAGTTGGGACTGTAGTTGATAAAGTTGGAGAGAGAAAGGTAATTGTTAAAAGTTCAACAGGTCCAAGTTTCTTAGTAAATGTTTCACACTTCGTAAATCCAGATGATATAACTCCAGGAAAAAGAGTATGTCTAAATCAACAGACATTGACTGTCGTTGATGTTCTTCCAGAAAATAAAGATTACAGAGCAAGGGCTATGGAAGTTGATGAAAGACCTAATGTCAAATATGAAGATATTGGAGGTTTAGATAAACAAATACAAGAAGTTAGAGAAGTTGTAGAACTTCCAATGAAACATCCTGAACTATTTGAAAAAGTTGGAATTGAACCACCAAAAGGTATTTTACTTTACGGACCACCTGGAACTGGTAAGACATTATTGGCTAAGGCAGTAGCAACAGAAACCAATGCAACATTTATAAGAGTTGTTGGCTCTGAATTGGTTAAAAAGTTTATTGGAGAAGGAGCTTCATTAGTTAAAGATATATTCAAATTAGCAAAAGAGAAGGCACCTTCAATAATATTCATTGATGAAATAGATGCTATCGCCGCAAAGAGAACTGATGCCTTAACTGGTGGAGATAGAGAAGTTCAAAGAACCTTAATGCAGTTATTGGCAGAGATGGATGGTTTTGACGCAAGAGGAGATGTTAAGATAATAGGAGCTACAAATAGATTGGACATTTTAGACCCAGCAATATTAAGGCCTGGAAGATTTGATAGAATTATTGAAGTTCCTCCACCAGATGAAAAAGGTAGGTTAGAGATATTGAAGATACACACAAGAAGAATGAATTTAGCTAAAGATGTTAATTTAGAGGAGATAGCAAAAATGACAGAAGGATGTGTAGGGGCTGAATTAAAGGCAATTTGTACAGAGGCAGGGATGAATGCTATAAGGGAACTTAGAGATTATGTAACTATGGAGGACTTTAAAAAAGCTGTTGAAAAGATTATGGAAAAGAAAAAAGGTAAAGTTCAAGAGGAGCCAAGTCATTTATCAGTTCTTTACAGATAA
- the cobM gene encoding precorrin-4 C(11)-methyltransferase — MEKKVIIVGAGPGDPELITVKGKKAIEEADVIIYAGSLVNKELLKYNKKNAEIYNSANMDLENIINVMVKAVEQGKKVVRLHTGDPSIYGAIKEQIDELSKYGIDVEIIPGVSSLFAATASLKVELTLPEVSQTVIITRPEGRTPMPEKEKLRDLAKHQSTMAIFLGVSMIDKVVKELIEGGYKEDTPVAVVYHASWEDEKIIRGTLKDIAEKVKKEGINKTALIIVGEVLNPKYYAYSKLYDKEFEHGYRKKK, encoded by the coding sequence ATGGAAAAAAAGGTTATTATAGTTGGAGCAGGTCCAGGAGACCCAGAGTTGATAACAGTAAAAGGTAAAAAGGCCATAGAAGAGGCAGATGTTATTATCTATGCTGGCTCATTAGTTAATAAAGAACTTTTAAAATATAATAAAAAAAACGCTGAAATATATAATAGTGCAAATATGGATTTGGAGAATATTATTAATGTAATGGTTAAAGCAGTTGAACAAGGAAAAAAAGTTGTTAGATTGCATACTGGAGACCCATCTATTTATGGAGCTATAAAGGAGCAGATTGATGAACTATCAAAATATGGGATAGATGTTGAAATAATTCCAGGGGTTAGTTCCTTATTTGCAGCAACTGCATCATTGAAGGTTGAACTAACACTTCCTGAAGTTTCTCAAACTGTAATTATTACAAGACCAGAAGGAAGAACCCCAATGCCAGAAAAAGAAAAACTTAGAGATTTAGCTAAACATCAATCAACGATGGCTATTTTTTTAGGAGTTTCAATGATTGATAAAGTCGTTAAAGAGTTAATTGAGGGTGGTTATAAAGAAGATACTCCTGTAGCAGTAGTTTATCACGCATCGTGGGAGGATGAAAAGATTATTAGAGGAACTTTAAAAGATATTGCTGAAAAGGTAAAAAAAGAGGGAATTAATAAAACTGCCTTAATAATCGTTGGAGAAGTTTTAAATCCTAAATATTATGCTTATTCAAAACTCTACGATAAAGAATTTGAGCATGGTTATAGAAAGAAAAAATAA